The Cellulomonas sp. S1-8 genomic sequence CGAACGCCGCGACGGGCAGCAGCAGGCCGACGCCCAGCACCAGGACAGCCACCGCGCCGAGCGACGCACCCGACGACAGCCCCAGCAGGTACGGGTCGGCGAGGGGGTTGCGCGTGAGGGACTGCATGACGGCACCCGCGACGGCGAGGCCCGCGCCGACCGCGGCGGCCGTCACGACGCGGGGGAGCCGCAGGTCCCACACGATCGCGTCGTGCAGCCGCGGCACGTCGGGGTCGCGCAGACCCAGGTGCGCGAGCACCGACCGCACGACCTCGCCGACCGCGAGGTCCGCCGGTCCGATCGTCACCGCGACCAGCAGGGTGGCGACCAGCGCGACCGACCCGATGCCGACCAGCAGCGCGAGCGGGGGGCGCAGCGGGGCCCGCGGTCCGGCGCTCCCCACGTCGACGACGCCCGCGTCGCGGGTGCCGGGCTTGGCCGGTGGTGCGTTCGTGCTCGGCATGGGCGCGGGTCAGCCCTCGGTCGTCGCGCCGGGCGCGGGTGCTCCGGCGTCGAGCGCGCGCACGGCGTCCGCGACGTCGGAGGCGGCCTGGGCGTTGCGCACCCCGGCCTCCGTCGCCGCGAACGGCACGACGACGTACCGCTGCTCGCGCACCGCGGCGAGCTGGGAGGCGGCGGGATGCGCCGCGAGGAGGTCCTTCTTCTTCTGCGCCGAGTTCCACGCCGAGTCCACCAGGACCAGCACGTCGGGGTCGGCCGCCACGATCTGCTCCCAGCCGACGGACGTCCAGGTGTCCTGCACGTCGGCGAACACGTTGCTCAGCCCGGCCGCGTCGAGCAGCATCTGCGGTGCGCCGATGCCGGCACCCACGTACGGGGTGTCCGTGCCCGACGACCACCACACGGCGGTCTGCCCGTCGGCGGGCTCGATCGCGTCGAGGGTCGCCTGCTGGTCCGCGACGACCTGTTCCGCGGCGTCCGGCACGTCGAAGACGTCGCCGATCTCGCGGATCTCGCTGAAGACGTCGTCGAAGGTCAGCGGGTCGGGCTGGTACCCCGGCGCCTTGCACGCGCTGGGCGAGACGTACGACGCGATGCCGAGCGTCGCCAGCGTCTCCCGCTCACCCGCACCGTCCGCGCTGAGGTTCGACTCCCAGCCCGCGTAGACGAGGTCCGGCTCGACCTCGAGCACGGCCTCCTGCCCGGGCACGTTGTCCGACAGCACGGGCACGTCGGCGACGTCCTCGGCCCACTGCTCGGGGACGGGACCGTCGGCGAAGGCGGTGCCGACGAGCACGTCGGACAGGCCGAGCGCCAGCAGCATCTCGGTCGTCGAGGACTTGATGGTGACGACGCGCTCGGGCGGTGCGTCGAACATGACCTCGGTCCCGCAGTTGTCGAGGGTCACCGGCGTGGACGTCGGGGCGTCGGTGGCGGACCCGGCGGTCGGGCCGGCGGCCGGCGCCCCGGTCGCGCACGAGGCGAGCAGCAGCGCACCGACGGTCAGGGCGGCACCGCGCGCGACGCGGTGGACGGACCGGGGTGCGGTCGCAGGGGTACGGGGACGGCGGGCGTGCGGCATGGTCGCTCCGGGAGGTCGCTGCCGCGCACGCCGT encodes the following:
- a CDS encoding putative F420-0 ABC transporter substrate-binding protein, which gives rise to MPHARRPRTPATAPRSVHRVARGAALTVGALLLASCATGAPAAGPTAGSATDAPTSTPVTLDNCGTEVMFDAPPERVVTIKSSTTEMLLALGLSDVLVGTAFADGPVPEQWAEDVADVPVLSDNVPGQEAVLEVEPDLVYAGWESNLSADGAGERETLATLGIASYVSPSACKAPGYQPDPLTFDDVFSEIREIGDVFDVPDAAEQVVADQQATLDAIEPADGQTAVWWSSGTDTPYVGAGIGAPQMLLDAAGLSNVFADVQDTWTSVGWEQIVAADPDVLVLVDSAWNSAQKKKDLLAAHPAASQLAAVREQRYVVVPFAATEAGVRNAQAASDVADAVRALDAGAPAPGATTEG